Genomic segment of Deltaproteobacteria bacterium:
CGGGAAGCATTCGGATAAATTCCGACATCAAGCCTCAGATCGGCCATCACCTCGATATAGGGGTGAGACACTTCTTCACCCCCGACGTGCAAGCCAACGTCACCCTCTTCCACGCGGAGATCGAGGACGAGATCTTTTTCAATCCGCTGACCTACACCAACGAGAACTATCCGGAAACCCTGCACCAGGGCATCGAGGTCGGAGCGAGGGCGCAACTGCTCAAGAAGATTACGGTTTTCGGAAACTATACCTACGAGAAGGCGACCTTCGAGAAGGGTTCCTTCAGCGGCAACGACATACCCGCCGTACCGAGACACAAGGCAAACCTCGGACTCAAGATCAGTGATTTCGCCCCTGGACTTACCTTCGCTGCCGACTACAACTACGTGGGCTCGAGCTACCTCATCAGCGACGTCGCCAACGATTCGTCCAAGCTCGATGCTTATTTCACGGTCAATGCCAGGCTCACCTACAACTGGAAATGGCTCAGGGCCTATGCCGGCGTGAACAACGCGACAGACGAAAAGTACTCCGAATACGGCGTGGTCTCAGGTTTCTCTCAGACCTCTTACTTCTATCCCGCCCCTGGAAGGAACTGGGTGGCGGGCATCGAGGCCAGCTTTTAACACCTCCAGTCCATGAAAGGGAAAAAACATGCCTGACACAGATCGAGAGGGAATCGAGGAAGTATTCGTCATCAAGACCGAGGAGATCGATTTTTTCGGTGCCCTGGTCAGGGAGAAAGGAGGGAAGTCGGCTGTCAGCGGCAGGGTCTGGTTCCGTGGCGGCACCAGGTGGTACTTCGCTTCACGGGGGGGCGAGCGGGGCGATCTGAGAGAGAGGCTGGCAGGGCTGTCCGAGAACGTGGCATCCCTTTACGGCACGCACGTCTTCTGCCTGAAGTTCAGCCGGACCATGGACTACCGGGGATTCATCCGTCGATTGCGAGAAGCCAAACAGGCAATGGCCCGCGCATAGAAAAGGACTCACGGGTTCAAGGCAACCACAAGGCCGAGGGAAAGGACCTCGGACAGCTCATCCGCTGCTCCCAGGACGTCGCCCGTGATGCCTCCCAGTCTGTGGTGGAAGTAGAGACGAATCCCACGGCTCAACAGTACGTTGGCTGCCAGAACCGCCACTCCCTTAAGGCCGAACAGCCCCACCGCGGCTGCCAGGGCGGAAAAGGTGGAAACCACGATCTCTCTTCTGCCCACTCCCAGGGCAAAGGGGCGGGCGAGTCCTCCTTCTGGCCGAGCATAGGAGGAACCATGGATTACCTGGACCATGGACCACCGGCCGAGGGTGGCCATCAGGATCAAGGAGCGGTCCAGGATCGACCAGGGAGTCTCTGCAATAAGGGTGAGCTTGAGGAGGAGAATGCACACCAGGCCCACGGCTCCAAAGGCCCCTACCCGGCTGTCCCGCATGATCCTGAGTCTCTCTTGCCTGGTCCTGCCGCTTCTCAGACCGTCGATCGTGTCCGAGAGGCCGTCCAGATGCAGCGCCCCCGTGACCAGCACAAGAGCCACCACCAGGAGCACCGCCACGACCCTCTGGGGGAAGAAGAGAAGGAACAGGTGCCTGGAAGCGACCAAAATCAGCCCGATGCAAAAGCCCACAAGGGGATAGTAGGCCATGGACCGCGCCATCTCCAGGTCGGAGAAGCCGGTGCGTCCCGGAACGGGGATAACGGTAAGGAATCGGACTGCAGCCACGAATTCTCTCATCCCTTGTCCTTTACGACCAAGGGGATCCCTGCAACCATCAGGACAACCCTGTCGGCCGCT
This window contains:
- the cobS gene encoding adenosylcobinamide-GDP ribazoletransferase; this translates as MREFVAAVRFLTVIPVPGRTGFSDLEMARSMAYYPLVGFCIGLILVASRHLFLLFFPQRVVAVLLVVALVLVTGALHLDGLSDTIDGLRSGRTRQERLRIMRDSRVGAFGAVGLVCILLLKLTLIAETPWSILDRSLILMATLGRWSMVQVIHGSSYARPEGGLARPFALGVGRREIVVSTFSALAAAVGLFGLKGVAVLAANVLLSRGIRLYFHHRLGGITGDVLGAADELSEVLSLGLVVALNP